The Xiphophorus hellerii strain 12219 chromosome 3, Xiphophorus_hellerii-4.1, whole genome shotgun sequence genome segment CTTCCCCTCGTCCGTGTCCAGCTCCTTCAGCTGGTTGGTCTCCGTCTCCAGCGTGTCCCCTCTGGCCAGCTGGAACACGGCGCCCAGATAGATGGTGCTGTAGCAGCCGTGGCCCGACCGCTCGCCGTCCTCCTGGACGTTCTGGCAGGCCGACCTCACGGCGCTCAGCAGGGACACCTTGGTTCCGATGGCCTGAGACATCCTGCGGACGCGGTGGCTGAGGGACGGCGGGCGCCACTCGCCCTCCTGGTCGCTGGACCGGGACACCCGAAAGGACACCTGGCTGTAGACGAAGTACAGGCCGCTCTCTGGGATGATGAtctggttgttatggagacGGAAACCGCCCTGAGAGAAGGCCTGGCCCACGCGGTCGCGCCACTCCACGGCCGTCGCGTTGCTTTTTTCTTCGTAATGACCTGAAACGATTCACAAGTTAAATCTCTGCCTTGGAGCCGCAGGTGGgtcaacactgtaaaaacatcaaatattaccaaatatttctgtcagttttagtgcaaacatcttagacCACTATAGGTAGGTCACTAATGAAAAAAGTTCTGCTTCCACTGatggattatttcacttataacatgggagaaatgtcttaatatgagtgaaataatctcccagtggaactacaaattttttataaatatcaaataattattgatttaaaacaaactcccgTAACTTCCTGAAAGacatttgcactggaaactagagcAAAGatccttggtaagattttgtgattttgaaaaatgtttgtttctcctGAGTTTGTAGTTATTTATATCAATTA includes the following:
- the tnfb gene encoding tumor necrosis factor b (TNF superfamily, member 2); this translates as MTGYKITAGDVEAGPQDRMEVLVQKKSSTGCLWKVLAVLLLLALCLGGARLYVWYQLERSQSTTQAGHTAAPIRMDSDETTGAHSTLKEMSKKAKAAIHLEGHYEEKSNATAVEWRDRVGQAFSQGGFRLHNNQIIIPESGLYFVYSQVSFRVSRSSDQEGEWRPPSLSHRVRRMSQAIGTKVSLLSAVRSACQNVQEDGERSGHGCYSTIYLGAVFQLARGDTLETETNQLKELDTDEGKTFFGVFAL